From the Bacillus tuaregi genome, one window contains:
- a CDS encoding CBS domain-containing protein, with translation MEKIRDIMTNDVECCSLLDNMYEVAVKMKELNVGSIPIIDQEKLVGMITDRDIAVRGVAEKKPGSTKVEKIMSDQLVTITPEMTTNEAANLMAEHQIRRLPVVVGEKLVGIVSLGDFAIRELTDNQAGEALSEISEHTNQIQH, from the coding sequence TTGGAAAAGATACGAGATATTATGACTAATGATGTAGAATGTTGTTCGTTATTAGATAATATGTATGAAGTGGCTGTAAAAATGAAGGAATTAAATGTTGGGTCGATTCCTATTATTGATCAGGAGAAGCTGGTCGGTATGATAACTGACAGAGATATTGCCGTACGTGGGGTTGCGGAAAAAAAACCTGGCTCAACAAAAGTGGAGAAAATAATGAGTGACCAGCTGGTTACGATAACGCCAGAAATGACAACAAATGAAGCTGCGAATCTTATGGCAGAGCATCAAATTCGACGGCTTCCTGTAGTAGTTGGAGAGAAGCTGGTCGGCATTGTAAGTCTTGGTGATTTTGCTATCCGGGAATTAACGGATAATCAGGCGGGTGAGGCTCTTTCGGAAATTTCGGAACACACAAACCAAATCCAACATTAA
- the ylbD gene encoding YlbD family protein, whose amino-acid sequence MENKKLHPSIEEFKAFVNKNPRVLVDVKKGKTTLQELYEDWYLLGENDSKWDRVSSEADHGSKESKGDWLSNVLGAFKKMDQEQLQHNINHLSQAIGAVQGVLAQFQAGANKNKSNPQTQKQNNPFIFRKD is encoded by the coding sequence ATGGAAAATAAAAAGCTTCATCCGTCGATCGAGGAATTTAAAGCGTTTGTTAATAAGAATCCAAGAGTTCTAGTTGATGTTAAGAAAGGGAAGACCACGCTGCAGGAATTGTATGAGGACTGGTATTTGTTAGGTGAGAATGATTCAAAGTGGGACCGGGTTAGTTCTGAAGCAGATCACGGATCTAAAGAATCAAAAGGAGATTGGCTAAGCAATGTTCTTGGTGCTTTTAAAAAAATGGATCAAGAGCAGTTACAGCATAATATTAATCATTTAAGCCAAGCTATTGGGGCAGTTCAAGGGGTGCTCGCACAGTTCCAAGCGGGGGCTAATAAAAATAAATCAAATCCGCAAACTCAAAAACAGAACAATCCCTTTATTTTTAGAAAAGACTAA
- a CDS encoding CAP domain-containing protein yields MKGGSFLKTIIRVIAIIMIFTVIGFLMNISEDKEEDQINQGRSTSESYQTFEETADKGSEYIQTEGLINLIGKTSDELEEELGKPARVDRSAYGFHWWIYNGNDSHYVQVGVEGNQVATIYAIGKDVNIKPLYIGQPINEIYANYFIESIVSLDYKNSSYYFELSEEDINTRPLIQLGNVFMQLFIDKFTGKLSSVRLMDIPTLIKLHPFDTANKELRDTQKNEGIKQEILSKNNEMQVADLINMKRLHFGLKPLVWHDKLALVAYEQSKNMSENNDGVLPIEPYRELSERLEEAEVKFQQAEEIAGPYYLDAPAVVEDWFNSRAHREKLLDKQFTHMGVGVYENHITQNLLQIENEVH; encoded by the coding sequence GTGAAAGGAGGTTCTTTTCTGAAAACGATTATTCGAGTAATCGCTATTATTATGATTTTTACTGTGATAGGTTTTCTCATGAATATCAGTGAGGATAAAGAGGAGGACCAAATAAATCAAGGTCGTTCGACATCTGAATCTTACCAAACCTTTGAGGAAACAGCTGATAAAGGTAGCGAGTATATCCAGACGGAAGGGCTTATTAATTTAATCGGCAAAACGTCTGACGAGCTAGAGGAGGAGCTGGGAAAACCGGCAAGAGTGGACAGATCTGCTTACGGTTTTCATTGGTGGATTTATAATGGTAATGATAGTCATTATGTTCAAGTGGGTGTTGAAGGTAACCAAGTCGCCACTATTTATGCGATTGGCAAGGATGTTAATATAAAACCGCTTTATATCGGGCAGCCGATAAATGAAATATATGCCAATTATTTCATTGAATCAATTGTAAGTCTCGATTATAAGAATTCCTCTTATTATTTTGAGCTTTCTGAGGAGGACATTAACACACGACCGCTTATTCAATTAGGTAATGTTTTTATGCAATTATTCATTGATAAATTTACTGGAAAACTATCAAGTGTTCGTTTAATGGATATTCCTACGCTTATTAAACTTCATCCTTTTGATACTGCTAATAAGGAGCTGCGGGATACTCAGAAAAATGAGGGAATCAAGCAGGAAATACTATCGAAAAATAATGAAATGCAGGTTGCTGACTTGATAAATATGAAAAGGCTTCATTTTGGTTTAAAGCCTTTGGTTTGGCATGACAAGCTCGCGCTGGTTGCGTATGAACAAAGTAAGAATATGTCTGAGAATAACGATGGAGTGCTGCCGATAGAACCCTATCGAGAATTATCAGAGCGGTTAGAAGAGGCAGAGGTTAAGTTTCAACAAGCAGAAGAAATTGCTGGACCCTACTACTTGGATGCACCGGCTGTAGTTGAAGACTGGTTTAATAGTCGAGCACATCGAGAAAAGCTGTTAGATAAGCAATTTACTCATATGGGTGTAGGTGTTTATGAGAATCATATTACGCAAAACTTACTACAAATAGAAAATGAAGTGCATTAA